The DNA segment GTTAGCAGCGAAGAAACCGAAACAGCCGGCCTCAAACAAAGGATTGGGCTGATTCTCGGTCCGGTCCTCGCTGTCATCCTCCTAATTTTCTTCGACCTGGACCCCGAGAATCCAGCTGTCACAAATGCGGCGGCCGTAGCCATTCTTATGGCCGCGTGGTGGATTACCGAGGCCATCCCGATCCCGGTCACCGCTCTGCTACCGGTCGCCTCGTTCCCACTGCTGGGAATCATGCCCGGCAAGGCTGTCGCTACCCCAACGCCATCATCTTCGGTACCGGCGAAGTTAACATGTCGGATATGATTAAGGTGGGCATCATTATGAACATCATAGGCGTTGTGCTTATCACGACTTTCATGTATGTGGTGGGCCTGGTTGTTTTCGGAATAGAACTCGGTGTCATGCCCCCCTGGGTGACGGGATAAAAAAAGCCGTCGCAAATATTCGCGACGGCTACGGCGCACTGAAGTACCTTTCTTCTACTTGTAAGCCTCGTAAACAGCTTCAATAATCTCACCGGGAGATTTCGCGGGTATCTCGGCCGAGCGATCGACAGCCGCCTTGTAAGTAGGGCCTTCGTTCTCGAAGTAAACCACGGCATATGCGTAATAACTTATGCTGTAGAGCTTTCCGGTGGCGTAATCACCTTCCCAGTTACCCGTGTACGATTCCGGATCCGGCCCGGTTGTCGGAAGAGCATAGATGTGTACGCGATCGACCGGGTAACCCATCATCGTGTCTTGAACTATCATGGTGGTGTCATAGGTATAGGTATACACGTTGTACCACCTGAACTGCCCCGTACCGCTGGTATCGACGCGGTAATTTAGCTCGACACCGTACCATTCGGCGTTTTCGACCCGGCTCCAGGCAAATTCCATATCGTTGCCGTAGTACACGCTGGTGTCATAAAGGGACGGTACCATTATTACCGATGCATCAGCGTCATAATCCAGTATCACAACACTGGCTGTGCTCGACATGCCGTCATTACCCCAAATAGTGACCGCGGCAAGGTCGCCGCTTTCGTACATATACGGAGCAGTACCTCCTTCTTCCCACTCGATCCAGAAATAGGGCTCGGCTTCATGCCACCAGTAGCTGGCATCGATATAGCTAACTACTGTCTCGCCCACCGCGAATGAATCCGCCCACGGGTTGGCGCCGCCGTTGCCAAGAATGTCTGCGTTGAAATAGGCGTACGGGTCAAGTTGAAGGTAGGCGCTTACATAAGCCGGGAATTCCTGCGGTACCTCAACCGTATCTGTCACCGTCAGCGTGTCAACGTTGGTCGGACAACTCGGACAATCGTCGTCACCGCATCCGGCCGCAATAAACATGGCTAAAGCCACCAGACCGATGACTATACCTGATCTTAACATGCTACCTCTCCTCAAATCAAGGGTTTGAACACTCTGCTACAGGTAGTATGAATAATGACGCTCAAAACAGCATTCAAGTTTTTTTATGTTAAAATTGAAGAGTTGAGTAAAACCCGAATGTTCGCGAATCGAATTGAACGCTTAAGGAGAAGGAACCTTTAGTGGTCAATCACTGCCCCAATTGCTGCAGCCGCTTATTGATATTCTCCCAGACCTCCGGCCACGATTGATCAAACCCGGCCGCAAGGTAATTCTCCCGCGCCGTCTTGAGCAATTCGATTCCCTCGGATTCATTGCCAACCGCGATGGCGATCTCACCGAGATCCTCGCTGGTCTGACCGATAACCGAGGCGTTTTCCATTCGTTCTGCCCAGGCAAGAACGGGGCGAAGCCACTTGATGGCGTTCTGGATATCCCCAAGAGCCCGGTAAGTCATCCCCACGTGGTAATCAGCGAGCAGTTTGCCCGGTTCATCGGAGAACCGCCAGTGATATTCGCGCGCCTTGAGATAGCATTCCAACGCCGAGTCGAATCTCTTCTCATCATAATATGTGGCGGCGAGGTTGTTCCACAACGGACCAAGCCAACTTTCCTCACCGGCCGTCTGAGCGGCTTCTATTCCGCGTTTGCTCCACTCAATTTGCTCATCGACCGACGCCGACACGATCGCGAGCATATTGGCGGCGTCAATTGCCCGTCCCCACAGAGAATTGA comes from the Candidatus Zixiibacteriota bacterium genome and includes:
- a CDS encoding tetratricopeptide repeat protein, whose translation is MKKIVVGWTIVISLLSFHGRAYTYQRGVEVSSEHSSADSLLTEADKIFQSRDYQAALDGYAEALQLARDEFNRSIEVEALAQMARMKLLLGMKEEGRDYLEEAASRAIDTDPMGWSRYLGVKGRFQWKDNDLESARKTFDDLYTFCHLNSLWGRAIDAANMLAIVSASVDEQIEWSKRGIEAAQTAGEESWLGPLWNNLAATYYDEKRFDSALECYLKAREYHWRFSDEPGKLLADYHVGMTYRALGDIQNAIKWLRPVLAWAERMENASVIGQTSEDLGEIAIAVGNESEGIELLKTARENYLAAGFDQSWPEVWENINKRLQQLGQ